Proteins encoded within one genomic window of Aquarana catesbeiana isolate 2022-GZ linkage group LG03, ASM4218655v1, whole genome shotgun sequence:
- the LOC141134013 gene encoding olfactory receptor 7G3-like, giving the protein MVFALHHTRLLLLLPLPVPALYSRMQEAVTKSNSGLNVSIDLCKVLTGTIHGATKHNVLHLLAFSGYPKVKYIIFIIVLIIYLLGILGNVLVGISVCLTTRLHTPMYFFLANLTILDIVYVSVILPKLLAITITGDTGISYPGCITQIFFYVFSIGTEFLVLTSMAYDRYVAICIPLLYHVIMNRRTCVILAILCCTIGTFNSLMYALLISQLLFPVSSAINHFFCHMKSVLRISCNDSTRIGVLITVDGIVYGLVTFILILTSYMYIISTILKIHTSSGRLKAFSSCSSHIIIVVLFWLTSLSLNMKPEMASSQDKILSMVYIAVVPMLNPLVYSLRNKDVLKAINEVISKIKNKICAN; this is encoded by the exons ATGGTCTTTGCACTGCATCACACCCGActtttgctgcttctccctctcccagtcccaGCTCTGTACAGTAGAATGCAAGAAGCtgttaccaagtcaaattcag gTCTGAATGTTTCTATTGATCTTTGCAAAGTTTTAACAGGAACTATTCATGGAGCTACAAAACATAACGTATTGCACCTTCTGGCATTTTCCGGTTATCCTAAAGTTAAATATATCATTTTTATCATTGTCTTAATAATATATTTACTCGGCATACTTGGAAACGTGCTTGTAGGTATAAGTGTGTGTCTCACTACCCGTTTGCATACTCCCATGTACTTTTTTCTGGCTAACCTAACAATCCTCGATattgtgtatgtttctgtaatttTGCCAAAGCTTCTGGCCATTACTATTACAGGTGACACAGGTATCTCCTATCCAGGCTGTATTACACAAATATTCTTCTATGTTTTCTCTATTGGAACAGAGTTTTTGGTATTGACTTCTATGGCTTATGACAGATATGTGGCAATTTGCATTCCATTACTCTACCATGTGATAATGAATAGAAGGACGTGTGTGATATTGGCCATATTATGTTGCACTATTGGGACTTTTAactcactgatgtatgcattgcTTATTTCACAATTATTGTTTCCCGTTTCCAGTGCAATCAACCATTTCTTTTGCCATATGAAGTCAGTACTTCGTATCTCCTGCAATGACAGCACACGTATTGGAGTCCTAATTACTGTTGATGGTATTGTTTATGGACTTGTCACCTTTATATTGATTCTCACATCTTATATGTACATCATATCTACAATTCTAAAGATCCATACATCCTCCGGGAGGCTTAAAGCATTTTCTAGCTGTTCCTCTCACATCATCATCGTTGTTTTATTTTGGCTGACATCTCTCTCTCTTAACATGAAACCTGAAATGGCATCTTCTCAGGACAAAATACTCTCAATGGTGTATATTGCTGTTGTTCCAATGTTAAATCCCTTAGTATATAGTCTAAGAAATAAAGACGTTCTAAAAGCTATAAATGAAGTTAtttcaaaaatcaaaaataagATATGTGCCAACTGA